In the genome of Raphanus sativus cultivar WK10039 chromosome 9, ASM80110v3, whole genome shotgun sequence, the window AAAAGAATTTATGGTCGTGTCTTGCCTAGAGTTCTTCAAAGTCAAGTCAAAATTCAACATCTAGGTTCTACAAAAGTCTTAAGTCTTAGTCTTTGTTCCTAGTTCCtaaatttcttattttcagaCAATCATTGTTGATTTCTACAATCTCTAAACTATAAAAAGGTCTAAGTTGCCTGAATAAAATCATTCAcccttttgtttaaaaatactTTCAAATCTGTGAATCTCTTGTTCATCTTCGGAACATTGTATGCTTATAAGTTAATTCTCTGCAAAGCACTTTGCCTTAGAACATTGTTTGTGGGAGTAATTCTCACGATCTCTGGCGCATATACACAAGTGTCTGATCAGTTCACAGATCTTACACTGAAGATCATCTCCATCTCGACTTCAATCCATCTTATTCATCCACCACCGATTCATTCAATtaaggagacaataccatcctttGTATCATCCGAAAATCAAAACCCATATCACCACCAAGATCATCAAAAAGGGATCAGAAACCATCAATTGTTTCATTAGTGTTGGAGGGATTGGTCTCGTTGACTATTTTTCAACTGGGCGTATCATCGACAAATTGCCTTTCCCCGAGTTGATTCCAGACTAGTGTGTTGGTTTGATCTTGGATCGAGGTTCCAATCCTGACCATCAGAAGGGGAGATCGCTGCGTTTGGGTTACCTCGGTTGCTGTGATCTTGTTTTTCTGCCATTTGGGTCGCATTTCGTTTCTTAAATCAGATCTGGTGGGATCGGTGTCGACTGTTCTTGGTTCGGTAGAACCGGATGGGACTTGAGTGGGATCCATGATCGTCCTTGGGAACCTTAGATAAGATTCTCATAAAGGATGTTTTTCGTTGAAGATGGgcagctgacaaaaaaaaaggatgttTTTCGTTTCTCTTCCCCACATACGGCACCAAAATGTGGATCCTAAAACCCCCACACTATGTATTTGATATTGTTTGAATATACAGACTAGGAAAAAAAGATGTgggcaacgatatccttagaacacaatgATGTAAACatattttggtttacaaaaaTGGACTTTGATTAAGTATGGCTGAATACAAAAGTTGAAACGAGATCAAACTGAGATCGACCACTAAATAGAATAAGAGAACTCTAGATCGAGGTAGATGAATGAGGTAGGTAGATGAATGAGGTAAATTATCTCTAGGGTTTTACCTCCCCTTCTTTACTTCGATCTCCTCTCTTGTTATAACCGCAAAGCCTCCAAAAGTTCCTCAACGATCTCCTAGATACTCGGGATCTCGGCTTCGTCGTATTGACTTTGTCTTCTCCTTGATGTTGGGTCGGACTTCCTGTTTTCTAATCGAGCCCGCTTTTATCTTAGGCCGATAATTGATTAACTGAAATCAGGCCCAACAGTATCCAAACAAGTAGCACCATCAAACTCATCCCAGAAATTCTACAAAGTAGTATAATATATAGCTGAGTCCATAAAACCAGATTTGTTGAGACAGTTGGTGGGATTATGGAAGATTGGTGATGTGAAATCTGGTTGATTGATCTTTCAAGATTTTTGAAGCATCATTAAACCTAAAAATACCCTTGTGaatctgtttcaaaataaagtTTAGTATCAAAAATTTCACCATTAGTTGAGCTAAAGAACAATCAATAAATGCAATTTTGTTCTTCACATCGAACTTTTTGGTCATAGCTATACACCAATTATCGTAAGTTGTACTATCAAGGACCCTAGAGATAATCGAAAGACCTATTTTATCGCAGTCTGTAAGATAGAAAGGGGAATGAATGCTGTCGAATTATTCTGTTGGCGCAACTGGTGAATTTGTTGGCGAAATCTTTAGATTGAAGGTGTATGGTGAAGACGATGATGTAGCAGAGCAGAAGTAATTCATGAAGTGcgacatgaactactacatcagagagaCGGATCGTGAGAATCACGTGTCAAAACCGATGCATTAAAggaatatttaataaaaaggcatattaaaggaagacttgaagaatAAGCAATCGATCTCAAGAGAAAAtgaagattggcttattcgctaaagtaaaagaaatggaaagttttCATTGGGTATATAgttagatctagggcttctcTAAAGATATATAAAAGGGAGTCATGGCACTGTGTTGCCGGTTAACACACAGagagagcttttagcaatagagagttttgtacgtccgaagaaggagaagcaaagcattTAAGGGTTAAGGgcttaggtggttcagagtctgtcttaggTCTCTGAACGTGTAAGATTAGCAAACAAGTCaaggtttgtcttgagcttgtttgatttattgtttttaagaagattttgtatgagcttttaaaagaataaatatagtcgtatttcttggaattgattaaccctgtactactgtgtgttctacatTGCATAGCTCgcttatcttacattaacaGAGATTTGCAGATCTCCTCACCCATGATGTCGTTTTACCAGGACGACGACCAACTCTCTTTCTAATCACCATTATCGAGTATATAAGTGAAACATGAGCAAAATCGAATGAGGTTTGAGCCTCAGTACTTTGTTACCATATTAGCTAAGgaagaaaaatatcaaacttttgtttttgatgtTATTCGTTTATGTTTTCTTGTTTCACAttatacactacaagaaaacatgcctATTGCAACAGAAATTTGCAACGGAAATATTCCCTCGCAACATTGCAACAGAACTGCGAGTGAATAGCGACGAGAAACAATACCCTCGCAAAACGCTTGCGAATTTGCAACGAAATAAGTTCCTCGCAAGTTTGCGACCAGTTTGCGAGGGAAATACGCAAAACCGACGCAAAACCAACACAAATTTGCGATGAAAAGTCTTGTCGCAAaaccgttgcaaatttgcgaagGTTTTGCGTTCCAATTGCATTTCAAATTATCCTCCTTGCAATTTCGTTGCAAAACAAATAGGTTTTATAATACACGTTTTTTTCTTCGTGTAACTAATTTATTAACCTCGCAAATTCCATCGCAAAACGGATAAGTTGGTGATACACGTTTTCTATATGTGTAACTAATTTTTGCAAGGGAAAGAATTCCCTCGCTAATTCCTTGCAAAGTGTTAAGCATTGCAAAACCGTTGCAATATCTGTTGCAATTCACTCGCAAATCCCTTGCAAAACCTTGCAATTATCTTTTAAATGTCTATATATAGCAGCTGTGATCAGTTAGTAAAACAtagaaaaaaacgaaaaaaaagtTGTGCAAGAgagaaaaaactttaaaaaaaaaagagttgagagagaaatatattaagaaagaaaaaagaaaaaaaaattgagagaaAAATGGCGTCCCGATATGATATATATGCGTTACGGGCATGGATGTACAATCATAGAGATCCGGATACCGGTGAAGTGACGAGAGAATATCGGGCTGGGCTACGGGGTTTCTTACAACAGGCAACTAACCAACCATTTGCAAGGGAAAATGGTAAAATATTATGTCCCTGTGTAAAATGCAAGAACGAGCCATATTTAGAAATTGATAATGTGAAGAGGCATCTATATAATAGAGAATTTAGACCACAGTACTACATATGGTTTTTGCATGGGGAAGGTGCATCAAGTAGTAGTACGGGTCAGGGATTTGAACTACCAAGTTATAATGCTAATTATTATGATCCTCGTGAGTCAAATATGTTTGGAAATAATGCGGGTGATGGGTATGAGCAAAATATGTTTGAAAAGAATGCGGGGGATGGTTATGAGCAACATGAAAATAGATATCACAATATGGTTACAGATGCATTGCATGAAGCTGCTATTCGTGATAGTAGTAgggaagaacctaacatagacgCACAAAGGTTTTATAATATGTTAGACGCTGCCAATGAACCTATCTACGAAGGATGTAGAGAAGGGCTTTCTAGATTATCACTAGCATCTAGGATGATGACAATTAAAAGTGATCATTCTCTAAATGTGAAGTGCATGGATTCGTGGGTTCAACTCATTAATGAGTATTTACCGGAAGGTAATCTTGCTGCCGATAATTTCTATGAAATTCAGAAGCTAGTTGCGGGTCTTGGTCTACCATCTGAAACGATTGATGTGTGCGTTGACAACTGCATGATTTTCTGGAAAGATGATGAAAATCTGGAGGTATGCCGATTTTGTAAAAAGCCAAGATATCAAGAAACCACATGAAGGAATCGTGTGCCCTACAAACGAATGTGGTACTTACCGATCACAGATAGATTGAAGTGTTTATATCACTCAGAAAGGACAGCCGCATGGATGAGACGGCAAGCCCAACATTCGGTGAAAGATGGCGAGATTACACATCCGTCAGATGCTAAGGCATGGAAACACTTTCAAACCGTATATCCCGACTTTGCGAGTGAGTGTAGAAACGTTTATCTTGGTCTATGCAtggatggatttagtccatttggtATGTCTGGAAGGCAATACTCTTTATGGCATGTCATCTTGACGCCATACAATCTCCCTCCGAATATGTGCATGCAAAGAGAATTTTTGTTCTTTAGTATTCTAGTGCCTGGTCCAAAACATCCAAAGCGAGCACTTGATGTATTTTTGCAACCTTTGATCCATGAGCTGAAGCTGTTGTGGCATTTTTGCGAGGAGACGTGGGATTACTCGCAGCAGCAGAACTTCAATATGCGTGCAGTGCTtatgtggaccataagtgacttccCCGCATATGGAATGTTATCGGGTTGGACCACGCATGGAAAattatcatgtccatattgtatGGAGAAGACAGATGCTTTTCAGCTGAAAATGGGAGGaatgtgagggattaaactcacctcctagattttagatcaggttaagattagggaaagataacgcgggctgaatcccgttagaacttgtagaatgaatttgatttgtattgataacttTGATAAAATAATGGTTACAAAAGGTGTCTTtcttgatgaatacaaagatgaTAAAGTATTTGAGAGTTTATGTGAATGATGGTTGATTGAACGTGTCCCTCTTCTTTGACCCccttcttctttaaatagccttagGTTACGTCAGGTCGCCGGTAATTACTTCTCGAGATATCTTCCGTGgattgagggatttgtaacagatTTCCTTTGACTCGGCTATGTACCTCTTCATTTGCGTCGTGAGCAGCCTCTTTTCCgtgaccttatttgtaagtacTTTCAGCGAACAGCCCCCGCCTTCGTTTTAGCTTCGTCCGCAGGTTTAATCCGTGGTGGGCCTGTCACGGCTCATCATTAGCTTCCATTGTTTTAACTTTATTAGCATTTAGCTAACGGGCTATATTTGGGCCCAGCAGTTGCCCCCAGTTTTCGAGAGAAGATTCgttatctcggaagctagacctagccgccgaaCCTCGATTTTcttgttgagataatgattatcAGTTATCTCCATCGGAGATATTCTTTGCTTAATCTGACGgctataattatatttaacgAGATCAACGGTTCAGATAGAGGGAATTTGAAATGTAATCCCCAATTTTCGAGActtgatgggatataaagctgcgaGCATTAACTGCCACTCTCCCCATCCTCTCCACGCCTCGAttcggtttccaaggtaacttcttCTCTCCCCCCCCCTTTATTTTACTGCgcttacttcttcttcttttttatctttgttcgTCATTGTTCTCTGCAACTTTCTTAGAGCTCTTGTTCTTAAGAAATCGCGTTTCACTAGTTCAATTTCTCTTTTTCCTTTCCTGTTTCTTCGACTTTCTTTTACCTTTCCTCACTATGAGTTATTCAAAAGAAGGCTCTGGAGAAACCGGAATCTCCACTTCTGGTGCTCGACTTATGAAGGTCAAGCAAGAAGTCGGTGAAAAGATGAAGAGAGATGAGAAGAAAAGGAAGGCTAAGCAGACGATCGGCGTGAGAGTTGCCAAACGAGCGAAGAAGAAAGATGGTTTCAGTGAGAGCGTTCCCCATGGATTTCATCCACCTTCTCTCTTGAAGAGTCAGGAGGTTGTTAACCTCATGGTCCAAGCCCATGGCCGGAAGGATTTAGCCAGGGCTTGTGATCCCGACGAAACCCCCGAAACTgctccggagggttggttctgcatCCATGAGAAGTATATTTCCAAATGTCATCTCAGGTTCCCGCTTCAGACCCTTCTATTGGATCTCCTCGATCATTACCAACTAGCTCTCTCCCAGCTTTGCCCTTCTGTTATACGGGTGATAAATGGCTTTATCACTAGGTCCAAGGAGGAGGGAGTCGCCGTCGGACTTACCGATCTGATGAGCCTTTTTCCAATCAAGGAGAGCTCTTCTAAAGAAGGTGGCAGCGGAACCTACTATCTTCCATGTCGCCCCAAACTGTGTATCTTCAAGTTTTCTGgaagtgatgatgactggcggaagaagtatttttatgtcaaagTCGATCCTTTGACGGTTCATGTGGGTCGTACCCTCAGGGTTTCTTGGACTGATGCATCTGTTTAGGATTTTCTTAGGGAcgtgtttgtttatttttgcttaTCGTGACCTAATGAGTCTTTGGTTTTGCTTGCAGATATTGAGGATCCTGCTAAACTTTCCGGTAAACTCACCAGAGCTCTTTTCCGGAAGCTGCAGCAAAGCCCATGTACCTGGGCTGCCTTTACTACCTCACGAATaggatcagctaggttcccgGATCGATACAACGCTTCCTTTCTGGATCATGTTTCTGTTGTGGATCTAGAAGGTAATTACTTTTCTGTCTTTCATGTTTATGTTAGGTTCCCAAGATATGTAACCTAACaggatatttttttaatttagtttctGAAGGTAACTCGGTGGTATCACTTTCGACGGAAGCTAGCACCTCTGAAACCGAAAAGACTCAACCAAGCAGAATGCCTCTTCAGCCGTCATTCCGTTTCAGGGGTAGACCAGCCAAAGCGGCCAACACTTCTCGTGGGAGTGAAAAAAATCAGGGAGGATCTTTCCTCAGTTCCGTGAAGGAAGTCCTTGATGATGGCACTTCCGACCCTGTTAAGGAGGTCACTCCTGCTGAACCGAAGGTTCAAGATGTTACTCCTCACCCTAAGGTTCCGGTGGTGGAAGCTGACCCCCAAGTTGTCAAAGATCCTCTCGAGGTTAAGCTCCCTAGGAACAAGAGGTCCAGGACCGAtcaggttgacagaccttctaggtcttcctcctcatcttctagaggaggaaccgttggctggagTTTTACTCACTCGAAGCCTGGATCGATCTTAGACGACTCCTGGGGTTTAGCGACATTGATGAGGCACATGAAGAGAACAGGATGCTCCCTCCCCTCGATCAACAACCTGACTAACAGAGATGAGTAGGCCGAGATAGCTCATTTCATGGGTCAGGTATggaattttaatttttccttTACGTATTTAGAAATTCACTTATCATTTTTCCGTTTCCATCGTTTTGTAGCTGGCTGGAGCTGTTAACAGGGCTCAATTGAAGTTTGAGGATGCTATGCACAATGCCCCCAATGCTGGAGCTCAGGTTACTGAGCTAGTCAAAGCTACCAAGATGGAGCTTGATCAGGCTCGGGTCCAAGTTTCTGAACTTCAAGCCGAGGTCGAGAGACTTGGTACCAAGGCTGACACTCAGCAAGGAAAGATCGAGAGTCAAGCGATAGATATCCAAATGAAGTGCAGGAGGATCGCTGAGTTGGATACTGCTCGGAGGATAGCTGAATTGCAGGTTAGGGAGCTGATTACTTCATATCAAGACAACCAGaggaacaaggaagctgaggtcaagcTATCCGTTAGGAGAGGAAAAAGGGAGGTAGCTGACGCTTATAACAAGGTCTTAGCTTCCGTCAaagagaagttctccaagaaaaAGGATGAAGTTGATCTTCATATTTACGCTCAAGAGCTTCAGGCCAATACCGAGCTTCTGAAGGATATGTTGAAAAATGAGATCAAGAGTGCCGAAGATGAGTACAATCGTTTGATGGCTCTTATGCCGGAAGCGGCTGCTGCGTACGAAAAGGCACAAGTCTCAGACTTCTCGATtagcaagctccctcttcctcaaCTCTCAGAGAGCTCAAGTACTTTCGAGATCAACATGTTTAATCCATTCTTTTCtggagagtatggttctaatTTAGgtttggtgggttcttacttaGCCCCAGTCGAAACCACCCCGGGAGATGACGACAAAGAAATGGATGAAGAAGTTCCTGCCAAGGAGAATGAACCAGTCGAGGAGGATAAGGATGTTGAGAAGAGTTCTGGTGATAAGGAAggttaagagctgaggctctttcgcGTGCTTTTGGTGTGTTTTTAAGACTTCTGCCCAATTGGCTTCTGTTTCGTTTGCTtttaagacttatagcctgaggaggcctttaaacttttgtttgtgTTAAGATCCTTTGAACCTTTgttagcctgaggaggcttttaaacctttattCGTGTTTCAGTCTTGGCTATTTTTATTCTAAGTCGTTTGACTTATCTTATCTCTTACGATGTCAAGTTTGTCAAGTAAGAACTTTGATGGGAAGTGTATTGCGATCATTAGATATGAGGTCTAGTGACTTTCCAGAATCAGGTCTCGGATCTTTTAATAACAGGTCTCGAGAATTTCGAGTGTATCCGGTTATAAGGTTCCTTAAAAGGAGTTCCTGATATATCGAGATTAGCtcaaggtttttaggaacctgagtttGGTTTGAGAGTGGTTAATAAGAACCTGTATTCGTTTTAGGAGATTTTAGGACCTTCTGAAATTTGCTTAAagattttaagatttttgtaGTTACTAAGGATTTTAGGACCTTAGGTTTGGGTTcgtgggaacctgaattcgtttgaaggattttaagaccttcgtgGTTACTAAGGATTTCAAGATCTTAGGTTTAGATTCGTGAAATGACGAATATGCTTTGAAGGATTTTAGGACCTCCGAGGTTACTAAAGATTTTaagaaggattttaagacctttggtGTTGAGAATTCGAGATACCGAAGATAATTGTTTTATTgataatttttacaaaatacaTAGTGCTGAAATGATCATACAATTGCTGCTTGGGCTATGTGaatttaatcagacatatgctcCCTTTGGTCGTGGTGAACAGAGTGTTGAAATGAGATTGGGGCTGcgctcatgacggagttgcctacgtacccggtcaagggatcaagcctaacgtagttcaaggaatttaggtacctaatgatagtatctcttgagattcgtggcgttccacgatcggatttcaggtaccccggttcgtaCCTTCATGAGCTtgtagacgccaggtcgtaccacgtggataatccggtaaggaccttcccaaCTGGTTCCTAGCTTCCCAGCGCCCGGCTCTTTggttttttcaaaaactttcctaagtactaggtcacctacggCAAATCGTCGGGacctgactttggagttgtaatATCGGGCCATTGCCTGCTGATAGTTTTGGATGTGAAGCAAGGCTCGATCTCGCTGTTCCTCGATTAAATCGAGGCTGTCTGATaagagctgatcattagctttGGGGTCAGACGTACAGAGCTCCCGGCGGAGGCTCCCTGTGGTGGTttcggctgggacgacagcttccatcccgtaagctAAAGAGAAAGGAGTTTCCTCagtagcctttcgtggggtggttcggcATGCCCAGAGTATCTCAGGTAACTTTTCGGCTAGAATTGTTTATTAGCAGCCTCtgcctggccgtttccttgagggcgTCGAGGTGTCGAAAAGGTGAGACGGATGTTCAACTTGTCAcaaaatgctttgaagtcgTGAGATATAAATTGTCCTCCGTTGTCGGTTACGATTTCATATGGGATGCCGTGACGGCAAACGATGTCCCTCCACACGAATCGTTTGACTTCGAATCTGGTTAcatgttggaaagcttcagcctctatccactTTGTGAaatagtctgttaggactaaaaggaagcgtagcttctgctTTCCTcttcctgacgctactagttgatagaaccaaaatcgagcaccgtcctttttggttcacaGACACGGCCCATGATGGTGATCATGTCGATCAGCTTGATCCAaccgagatttttccatcagGTCGGGACACTACTTTGGAGCCagatgagctgagtgagataaatgacactactatggagctggatgatctaagtgacactaccttggagctgaatgagctaaatgacactgaagatggagctggtttagctgctagGCGAAATGAGCCTTTTTCGGCCCaccgaaaaattcataacaaattcaatttgggtctgttttacaccaaattcgaccaggcctttcctgatggtctcctacccatttgcatcaagaaatatcaagaaAATGAGTCAAAGTCGTGGCCTGCATTGATTTCTTCAAAGACTAGTCAAAATTCAACTTCTCGGTTCTACAAAAGTCTTTTgtcttagtctttgtttgtgttttctatgcttctagttttccaaaattatttatgtttttctttgactcattctactataaatatgtaattcactttgatgaataaaaatcagatcattttggttgtttattatttgttcttcttctctgagtgagagagagttctttagctagttcatcggtttgaacaggcttgttgatttggttgttagccaatcatctttgtgtgttatttggtggttagccaacgcactacattcgttctttggtggttagccttagatcgttggtatatcaagagtcattctgcacctcttgacgatcctatcaattcatcccagttccagaagtgccttcgccttctcggttcatatccaacacccggccaaagccatcctcccgattttgggcatatcatttggtatcagagccactttggctggtttgttttctatcttcttttctccttctcatctcttcatcatttcttatttctttttggatccgggctgttcctttactcccttgtgatcgccagttttaaaaaaaaaagataaaaaaagataaaaaaaaaagtaaaagttttggcttgaatcacttctgaagagaaatccagggggagtggtggaagagaaagcctgctggccgaggagaaatccggccttaggacagttaaggcggatccacacaaaacaaaaaaaatctcttcatctttctttctcttttcgtTTTTCCACAaagttattttggtttttgattgctgatttgactgcctatcatcctttgaaccagtgGAAAGAATTCTGAGAGATCACCTAaaaatcgtgagctaaacactttgagagtgtgaggatttttatgtgctaacgtttgttaagtgttttaggatgtttggacttctcaagaaatcaaaaccactacaagatgatatcttctttccttttaaaactgtttcggaaaaagagcacttaatttttataaataagaaacagtttgctgctaataggtttgattttgtgcagaaacaaaggaagagacaaaacaggtccgatgatgagaagtgggtcagaagtggAGTTTGTCCCTTCACCAAAGCCAAGAAAAGCAACCATGATGTGTTAGATCAGAACGAACttcagacttatgccagtttggagaagatgttgcat includes:
- the LOC108829953 gene encoding uncharacterized protein LOC108829953 translates to MSYSKEGSGETGISTSGARLMKVKQEVGEKMKRDEKKRKAKQTIGVRVAKRAKKKDGFSESVPHGFHPPSLLKSQEVVNLMVQAHGRKDLARACDPDETPETAPEGWFCIHEKYISKCHLRFPLQTLLLDLLDHYQLALSQLCPSVIRVINGFITRSKEEGVAVGLTDLMSLFPIKESSSKEGGSGTYYLPCRPKLCIFKFSGSDDDWRKKYFYVKVDPLTVHVGHIEDPAKLSGKLTRALFRKLQQSPCTWAAFTTSRIGSARFPDRYNASFLDHVSVVDLEGNSVVSLSTEASTSETEKTQPSRMPLQPSFRFRGRPAKAANTSRGSEKNQGGSFLSSVKEVLDDGTSDPVKEVTPAEPKVQDVTPHPKVPVVEADPQVVKDPLEVKLPRNKRSRTDQLAGAVNRAQLKFEDAMHNAPNAGAQVTELVKATKMELDQARVQVSELQAEVERLGTKADTQQGKIESQAIDIQMKCRRIAELDTARRIAELQVRELITSYQDNQRNKEAEVKLSVRRGKREVADAYNKVLASVKEKFSKKKDEVDLHIYAQELQANTELLKDMLKNEIKSAEDEYNRLMALMPEAAAAYEKAQVSDFSISKLPLPQLSESSSTFEINMFNPFFSGEYGSNLGLVGSYLAPVETTPGDDDKEMDEEVPAKENEPVEEDKDVEKSSGDKEG